A region of Clostridium acetobutylicum ATCC 824 DNA encodes the following proteins:
- a CDS encoding ABC transporter permease, translating into MIDLNMIINSIRKRKLANCVIIIQFTIAFFALIISIGLVMDIVNKIYMARKMANFNSYILQDNGDNILAKREFYDELKTKKNVDSYGFYFYQRESINYLNISAGMLNMFNFNVKSGKNLSKKDFKGNGEISVIITPDLKEKYPVGTTLKRQYLNQVITYKVVGIVDNSFKFWYKSDKLVETPKNTIICPSNLDDYNINSANIIIALKDTHKVKNLEDSFKNILNNTNKDASQIDDTNSQRNSIINLRKYMLSVVHEKIQTIVYSIFFSITIVFLSVTGLIINLSLLLTKRLTEFGIRISLGATIKDISKLISAELLIDFIIAYIISIIPTVLANVYLPKSGGILINLWSLFIVFVIILFFTFLIFKNILRILKKYQPIELIRGA; encoded by the coding sequence ATGATTGATTTAAATATGATTATTAATTCAATAAGAAAAAGAAAATTAGCAAATTGCGTTATCATCATTCAGTTTACTATAGCCTTTTTTGCTTTAATTATTTCAATTGGACTAGTTATGGATATTGTAAATAAAATATATATGGCAAGAAAAATGGCCAATTTCAATTCATACATACTTCAAGATAATGGAGATAATATATTAGCTAAGCGAGAGTTTTATGATGAGTTGAAAACAAAAAAAAATGTCGATTCCTATGGCTTTTATTTTTATCAGAGAGAATCTATAAACTACTTAAATATTAGTGCTGGGATGTTAAATATGTTTAATTTTAACGTTAAAAGTGGAAAAAATTTAAGCAAAAAAGATTTCAAAGGAAATGGCGAAATTTCGGTAATTATTACACCAGATCTCAAAGAAAAATATCCAGTTGGTACTACTCTTAAAAGACAATATTTAAATCAGGTGATTACATATAAGGTTGTAGGAATTGTTGATAATTCATTTAAGTTTTGGTATAAATCTGACAAACTTGTGGAGACACCTAAGAACACTATAATATGTCCAAGTAACCTGGATGATTATAATATAAATAGCGCTAACATTATTATAGCTTTAAAAGATACACACAAGGTTAAAAACTTGGAAGATAGTTTTAAAAATATACTTAATAACACCAATAAAGATGCTAGTCAAATAGATGATACGAATAGTCAAAGAAATTCAATAATTAATTTAAGAAAATATATGCTTTCAGTCGTACATGAAAAAATTCAAACTATAGTATACTCTATATTTTTTTCCATAACTATAGTATTTTTATCAGTTACAGGATTGATAATTAATTTAAGTCTTCTTTTAACGAAAAGATTAACTGAGTTTGGTATAAGAATCTCCTTAGGAGCAACTATAAAAGATATTTCAAAATTAATATCAGCTGAATTATTAATTGATTTTATAATAGCTTATATTATATCCATTATACCTACAGTATTAGCTAATGTTTATCTTCCTAAAAGTGGCGGCATATTGATTAATTTATGGAGTCTATTTATAGTCTTTGTAATAATTCTGTTTTTTACCTTTTTAATTTTCAAAAATATACTAAGGATACTAAAAAAGTATCAACCAATAGAGTTAATTAGAGGTGCTTAA
- a CDS encoding ABC transporter ATP-binding protein: MENIIEVKNLKKSYKNLTAVNEISFYVKEGEILGFLGPNGAGKSTTINILSTALKYDSGQINFMGKPIKDDMINIKKNIGIVPQDLAIYEDVSAEKNVRFFASLYSLKGNALKEKTKQALEFVGLYDRKDDKPKTFSGGMKRRLNIACAIAHNPKLIIMDEPTVGIDPQSRNHILTSIKKLQKMGATIIYTTHYMEEVEEISDRIIIMDHGSIIAEGTKEKLKESIEDEKVYVISADNTDALKSTDFFQIEGVKKVTISKNSVEIICLNTVENLDKIIITMINKNCKVSNITTNTSSLERVFLNLTGKSLRD; encoded by the coding sequence ATGGAAAATATAATTGAAGTTAAAAACTTAAAAAAGAGTTATAAGAACTTAACTGCTGTGAATGAAATAAGCTTTTATGTAAAAGAAGGTGAAATTCTAGGTTTCTTAGGACCTAATGGCGCTGGTAAAAGCACCACAATAAATATTCTTTCAACAGCATTAAAATATGATAGTGGTCAAATTAATTTTATGGGTAAACCAATTAAAGATGACATGATAAATATAAAAAAAAATATAGGCATTGTACCCCAGGATTTAGCCATATATGAAGATGTAAGCGCAGAGAAAAATGTAAGATTCTTTGCAAGTCTATATTCCCTAAAAGGTAATGCTTTAAAAGAAAAAACTAAACAAGCGCTTGAGTTCGTTGGTTTATATGATAGAAAAGATGATAAACCTAAAACCTTTTCTGGTGGTATGAAAAGAAGGCTCAATATTGCTTGTGCTATAGCCCACAATCCTAAACTTATAATAATGGATGAGCCCACCGTTGGAATAGATCCTCAATCAAGAAATCATATTTTAACTTCTATAAAAAAGCTTCAAAAAATGGGAGCGACTATAATATATACAACTCACTACATGGAAGAAGTTGAAGAAATATCTGACCGCATAATAATAATGGATCATGGTAGCATAATTGCAGAAGGTACAAAAGAAAAGCTAAAGGAATCTATTGAAGATGAAAAAGTATATGTAATATCTGCTGATAATACTGATGCCCTTAAAAGTACTGACTTCTTTCAAATTGAGGGAGTTAAAAAAGTAACAATATCTAAAAACTCTGTGGAAATAATCTGTCTAAACACTGTAGAAAACTTAGATAAGATAATCATAACTATGATAAACAAAAACTGTAAGGTGAGTAATATAACTACCAATACCTCATCACTTGAAAGAGTATTTTTAAATCTTACAGGAAAAAGCTTGAGAGACTAG
- a CDS encoding LuxR C-terminal-related transcriptional regulator: MNNNLRFIKTKFVIPSPRKNYIKRAKLINELNNLFDYKLIVIKAPAGSGKSTLVSSFIKEKKLSNVKWINLDESNNEIYSFFSYLISALSPYLEDKTDALIQSISCMTKKEDILEIISFLVNEISSYEKPIILVFDDYHYIKEPFLNSTLERLIKYSPSNIHYIFITRESLPIYLGEMRIRNEILEVNENELKFSKKECSDFIKSTLNTPLESYDINKIYTISEGWIGGIQLTSLAFKNSKDLSIKVLNKYVVDYLTEEILKGLSNSEKDFLIKTSIMSYFNSELCNEILQIENSDEIINSLLNKNLFIITLDEEDGLFRYHHLFKEFLNTNFNKLPDSTRKQFHLNAYTSLKNSGDISEAIIHLIKIKEYQKASSELEKNIEDTSCISLIRLIPLDALINSNELIIQKIFYHYSNMQIDECKSIISYLESFKKPELTALANIFKLYVYDFCNSMTLEDLNIVKTFKLTDITKAILYLNISPAFMIQGEYEKILYYSKESDKIATKYNIVFLSVFSKCLIASVLEEQGKLSDTLKVYNDLDTLIEKNKFISGFKFLVHLGVAGVHMKKYDLENTEKFLNLSLSGLKLNYPFISRAILYNLMELYFLKGDLEKGSLTKRDLVDNYLNSHSLLPCQIHSAKLKYTLPQGNYELEELKEYKSLVEDTINMSHIYLTPEDNVVYSRVLFILGEKEKALALLDKTLKDCRHLSILIHLVEGLIVKALILKEDSKVQKRELFNVLREALHYGIESEYLRAFIVEGEKILKIIKLLQNDVDITLTKKEKNFIDKIYKLVTPIKECILSERELEVLEVLCDGNSNKEIGSILNISLSTVKTHMINIYSKLHVSNRLQAVEKAKELNLLQR; this comes from the coding sequence ATGAATAATAATTTAAGATTTATAAAGACAAAATTTGTTATTCCTTCTCCAAGGAAAAACTATATAAAAAGAGCGAAACTTATAAATGAATTAAATAATTTATTTGACTACAAGCTTATAGTTATAAAAGCCCCTGCCGGTAGTGGTAAATCTACACTAGTGTCATCCTTTATAAAGGAGAAAAAACTTTCTAACGTTAAATGGATAAACCTAGATGAAAGTAATAATGAAATTTATTCATTCTTTAGTTACCTTATTTCTGCATTATCGCCTTATCTTGAGGATAAAACAGATGCTTTAATACAATCCATTAGCTGCATGACGAAAAAAGAAGATATCCTTGAGATAATATCTTTTTTAGTAAATGAAATTTCTTCTTATGAAAAGCCTATTATACTCGTATTTGATGACTATCACTATATCAAAGAGCCATTTTTAAATTCTACTTTAGAGAGGCTTATAAAATACTCTCCAAGCAACATTCACTACATTTTTATCACAAGAGAAAGCCTCCCTATTTATCTTGGAGAAATGAGAATTAGAAATGAAATCTTAGAAGTAAATGAAAATGAACTAAAGTTCTCAAAAAAGGAATGCTCTGATTTTATAAAAAGTACACTAAACACTCCTCTTGAGTCTTATGATATTAATAAAATTTATACAATTTCCGAAGGCTGGATAGGTGGAATACAGCTAACCTCATTAGCCTTTAAAAATAGTAAAGATCTTTCCATAAAGGTATTAAACAAATACGTAGTTGATTACCTTACAGAAGAAATATTAAAAGGCCTTAGCAACTCTGAAAAAGACTTTTTAATAAAAACTTCTATTATGAGCTATTTCAACTCTGAGCTATGTAATGAGATTTTACAAATAGAAAATTCAGATGAAATAATAAATTCTCTCTTAAATAAAAATCTATTTATAATAACATTGGACGAGGAAGATGGTTTATTTAGATATCATCATCTTTTTAAAGAATTCTTGAATACTAACTTTAATAAGCTACCTGACAGTACTAGAAAGCAATTCCACTTAAATGCTTATACTTCTCTAAAAAACAGTGGAGATATTAGTGAAGCCATTATTCACCTAATTAAAATAAAAGAATACCAAAAAGCTTCCTCTGAGTTAGAAAAGAATATTGAAGATACTAGCTGCATTTCTTTAATTAGATTGATCCCATTAGATGCTTTAATTAATAGTAATGAGCTTATTATTCAAAAGATCTTTTACCACTATTCAAATATGCAAATTGATGAATGCAAAAGTATTATTAGCTATTTAGAGAGCTTTAAAAAGCCTGAACTTACAGCCCTTGCAAATATATTTAAATTATATGTATATGATTTTTGTAATTCCATGACCCTGGAAGATTTAAATATTGTTAAGACCTTCAAGCTAACTGATATTACAAAAGCAATACTATATTTAAACATCTCACCAGCCTTTATGATTCAAGGTGAATATGAAAAGATTTTATATTATTCCAAAGAAAGTGATAAAATAGCTACCAAATATAATATTGTATTTTTAAGTGTATTTTCTAAATGTCTAATAGCCTCCGTACTAGAAGAACAAGGTAAGCTTTCTGATACCTTAAAAGTCTATAATGATTTAGATACCTTGATAGAGAAGAATAAATTTATTAGCGGTTTTAAATTTCTGGTACACTTAGGGGTTGCTGGAGTTCATATGAAAAAATATGATCTTGAAAATACCGAAAAATTTTTAAACCTATCTTTAAGTGGTCTTAAACTAAACTATCCTTTTATAAGCAGAGCTATACTTTACAACTTAATGGAATTGTATTTTTTAAAAGGAGACCTTGAAAAAGGTAGCCTAACGAAAAGAGATTTGGTAGATAATTATTTAAACTCTCACTCCCTTTTACCTTGCCAAATTCACTCTGCCAAGCTTAAATACACTTTACCACAAGGTAATTATGAATTAGAAGAATTAAAAGAATATAAATCTTTAGTGGAAGATACAATAAATATGTCACATATCTATTTAACACCTGAAGACAATGTTGTTTATTCAAGAGTACTATTTATTCTTGGTGAAAAAGAAAAGGCACTAGCTCTTTTAGATAAAACCTTAAAGGATTGCAGACACTTATCAATATTAATTCACCTTGTAGAAGGCCTTATAGTTAAAGCTCTAATCTTAAAAGAAGATTCAAAAGTCCAAAAAAGAGAATTGTTTAATGTTTTAAGAGAGGCTCTACATTACGGTATTGAAAGTGAATACTTAAGAGCATTTATTGTTGAAGGAGAGAAAATTTTAAAAATAATTAAGCTTCTTCAAAACGATGTAGACATAACTCTAACAAAAAAGGAAAAGAACTTCATTGATAAGATATACAAATTAGTAACTCCTATTAAAGAATGCATTTTAAGTGAACGTGAGCTTGAGGTTCTTGAAGTTCTTTGTGATGGAAATTCCAACAAAGAAATTGGCAGTATATTAAACATTTCCCTTTCTACTGTAAAAACACATATGATAAATATATATTCAAAACTACATGTATCAAACAGACTTCAAGCTGTAGAAAAGGCAAAAGAACTTAATCTATTGCAAAGATAA
- a CDS encoding ABC transporter permease has translation MNLLKITKRDFINTAKNPTLLLCNTAFALLLIGIFGFITKNSYGNTVTSYDYYGITMIVYFIFMIPLTTSNTFMEKKIKPGNVRLVYSPTHTSIIFLSKILASFIFAILCYTCLLLMEIYLLGINVGGHNFIYLIVIVIFFTFALCCFGAFMCCIFKSEEAANKIMSPIITLFSIFGGMFFPVDSLGSAVKLLSYLSPAKWVTECIFKIIYDNNFSLFLPFILACIVISLIFIFLCKIIFKPEEYI, from the coding sequence ATGAATTTATTAAAAATAACCAAAAGAGATTTTATTAATACAGCCAAAAATCCTACATTACTTCTTTGCAATACAGCTTTTGCACTTCTTTTAATAGGCATCTTTGGCTTTATAACAAAAAATAGCTATGGAAACACTGTAACTTCATATGATTATTATGGAATAACTATGATAGTATATTTTATTTTTATGATTCCCCTAACCACTTCAAACACCTTTATGGAGAAAAAGATAAAGCCTGGTAACGTAAGACTTGTTTATTCTCCTACCCATACCTCTATCATTTTTTTATCAAAGATACTGGCGTCTTTCATATTTGCAATTTTGTGTTACACCTGTTTGCTATTGATGGAAATTTATCTTTTAGGCATAAACGTTGGAGGGCATAACTTTATATACCTCATAGTAATTGTTATATTTTTTACATTCGCCTTATGCTGTTTTGGTGCTTTTATGTGCTGCATTTTTAAAAGTGAGGAAGCTGCAAATAAAATTATGTCACCCATTATAACTTTATTCTCTATATTTGGAGGTATGTTTTTTCCAGTAGACAGCCTTGGTAGTGCTGTGAAGCTTCTCTCCTATCTCTCCCCTGCAAAATGGGTTACTGAGTGCATATTCAAAATAATTTATGATAATAACTTCTCTCTGTTTTTACCATTTATATTGGCTTGCATAGTCATTTCTTTAATTTTTATTTTCTTATGCAAAATAATTTTTAAACCGGAGGAATATATATAA
- a CDS encoding ABC transporter permease, with protein MIIINIFKNNLSRLLCKKAILLTSIIFIPLMIIGGVYFTSKMDTKANIAIVTKNKNITFNNKYVKITTLSEKPALSELVLNKYDAVVTYSDNIHFKITTIKSNKLKHELNTFLKNPKAKSNFKEASAGTRGTGTNILGFLILLLATQEIQFMLLYPEDRDLGTFRRILISPTSFIKYLLSEGIFDFVVAFIPSYIAILITKEIFKVTIGFNYLALAGLLSLLLIFGTSFALLITSIIDDVDNAAMLGTFIVLLCSILSGSFYSFTDDNKILSAIVSAIPYKQYLTLSQGIESGRSISNYSSQVLYIISITLVFFILGTLVTRKNLQNGKY; from the coding sequence ATGATTATAATTAATATATTTAAAAATAATTTATCTAGACTACTTTGTAAAAAAGCTATACTACTGACATCCATTATTTTTATTCCTCTCATGATAATAGGTGGTGTATACTTTACTTCAAAAATGGACACCAAGGCAAATATAGCTATAGTTACTAAAAATAAAAATATAACCTTTAATAACAAGTATGTTAAAATAACAACCTTAAGTGAAAAACCAGCTTTATCAGAGCTTGTTTTGAATAAATACGATGCTGTAGTCACTTATTCAGATAATATCCATTTTAAAATCACCACAATAAAAAGCAATAAACTAAAGCATGAACTTAATACATTTTTAAAAAATCCTAAGGCAAAATCTAATTTTAAGGAAGCTAGTGCAGGAACTCGCGGCACAGGAACTAATATACTAGGTTTTTTGATTCTACTACTTGCAACGCAGGAAATTCAGTTTATGCTACTTTATCCTGAAGACAGAGATCTAGGGACCTTTAGAAGGATATTAATTTCCCCTACTTCTTTTATTAAGTATTTGCTTAGTGAGGGTATCTTTGATTTTGTAGTTGCATTCATTCCATCCTATATAGCTATATTAATTACTAAGGAAATTTTTAAGGTTACTATAGGTTTTAATTATCTTGCGTTAGCTGGTCTACTTTCATTATTATTAATCTTTGGTACTTCCTTTGCCTTATTAATAACCTCTATTATAGATGATGTTGACAATGCGGCCATGCTCGGAACCTTCATCGTACTTCTATGCTCTATTTTATCTGGAAGCTTCTACTCCTTTACTGACGATAACAAAATTCTATCTGCCATAGTTAGTGCAATTCCGTATAAGCAGTATTTAACCTTATCACAAGGTATCGAAAGTGGTAGAAGTATTTCTAATTACTCTAGTCAAGTTCTGTATATTATATCAATTACTTTGGTTTTCTTCATTCTAGGAACTTTGGTTACAAGAAAAAATTTGCAAAACGGAAAGTACTAG
- a CDS encoding ketopantoate reductase family protein: MKILILGTGVIGTLYAYALSKHHDVTHFVREDKMKVMNGKTIPYDIIDERNDKKNMNTEGEYTYKCVTEVTENYDFIILPVNTYQLEEAIKTLVKKASNAKFLIFTLNWGGTYEIDKLLRKEQYIMGYAGGGGTFKGDLLWANIGNDISLGSVYEVQKPLLEVVVRAFKDCRIEPEIPSNILHWLWVHNVGSAPLGVGLSKYNNLDELLKDKKLTKICFRAMIEGYKICERKGVNLKDYPEVKMMSMPFFLLYPMFRRNFKKNPIMQRYTAHALKAIDEMKDNFKGMLKTGKDLNMSIPNMEMISKLL; encoded by the coding sequence ATGAAAATATTAATATTAGGTACAGGTGTTATTGGCACACTATATGCATATGCACTCTCAAAACATCATGATGTTACTCATTTTGTTAGAGAGGATAAGATGAAGGTTATGAATGGTAAGACGATACCTTATGACATTATAGATGAACGCAATGATAAAAAGAATATGAATACTGAAGGAGAATACACGTATAAATGCGTCACAGAAGTAACTGAAAACTATGATTTTATAATACTTCCAGTAAATACTTATCAATTAGAGGAGGCAATTAAGACATTAGTTAAGAAAGCATCTAACGCAAAGTTTTTAATCTTTACTTTGAATTGGGGAGGAACTTACGAAATAGATAAATTATTAAGAAAAGAACAATATATTATGGGCTATGCTGGAGGGGGTGGAACTTTTAAGGGAGATTTACTTTGGGCCAATATTGGTAATGATATATCCCTTGGAAGCGTATATGAAGTTCAAAAACCATTATTAGAAGTTGTAGTAAGAGCTTTTAAAGACTGCAGAATTGAACCTGAGATACCATCAAATATACTTCATTGGTTATGGGTGCATAATGTTGGCTCGGCCCCTCTTGGGGTTGGACTCTCAAAATATAATAACTTAGATGAGCTTTTAAAGGATAAAAAGTTAACAAAAATATGCTTTAGAGCTATGATTGAAGGGTACAAAATATGTGAAAGAAAAGGTGTCAATCTAAAAGATTATCCAGAAGTAAAAATGATGTCTATGCCATTTTTTCTGCTCTATCCAATGTTTAGACGTAACTTTAAGAAAAATCCAATAATGCAGCGATATACTGCGCATGCATTAAAAGCGATAGATGAAATGAAGGATAACTTTAAAGGAATGCTTAAAACAGGAAAAGATTTAAATATGAGTATTCCTAATATGGAAATGATAAGTAAATTACTTTAA
- a CDS encoding TetR/AcrR family transcriptional regulator: MSRTNINFNNKRTELANKIWDIFIANGYENTTLAFIINKLGISKGALYHYFSSKEECADAAIENRVAFFSNEVLKESEEGLNSIERLKKILLAGIKITSVNEQVKEINSPSNKIFHQKLMVAIIKYFAPIYADIISQGNEEGVFKVKYPLETAEIILTLSHFYLDEDLFKWKKEDMSLKLTAFKETLIKILDADEDTFDFIK; encoded by the coding sequence ATGTCTAGAACAAATATAAATTTTAATAATAAAAGGACCGAATTGGCAAATAAAATATGGGATATATTTATTGCAAATGGTTATGAAAATACCACACTTGCATTTATAATTAATAAGTTAGGAATATCTAAAGGAGCTTTATATCATTACTTTTCTTCTAAAGAAGAGTGTGCAGATGCTGCAATAGAAAATAGAGTAGCTTTTTTTAGTAACGAGGTTTTAAAGGAAAGTGAAGAAGGGTTAAATTCTATAGAAAGATTAAAGAAAATACTCTTAGCGGGAATAAAAATTACTAGTGTTAACGAACAAGTTAAAGAAATCAACAGTCCATCAAATAAAATATTTCATCAAAAATTAATGGTGGCTATTATAAAATACTTTGCTCCCATTTATGCAGATATAATATCACAGGGTAATGAAGAGGGAGTTTTTAAGGTAAAGTATCCACTTGAAACAGCAGAAATTATATTAACGCTTTCACATTTTTATTTGGATGAGGATTTATTTAAGTGGAAAAAGGAGGATATGTCCTTGAAGTTAACTGCATTTAAAGAAACACTTATAAAGATTTTAGATGCAGATGAGGATACGTTTGATTTTATAAAGTAA
- a CDS encoding gluconate:H+ symporter, with the protein MPLLIVVIGVALLLLLMIKFKVNGFISLILVALVVGIAEGMNPAKAVSSIQNGVGSTLSSLALILGFGAMFGKLIADSGAAQRISRSLINKFGVKKIQWAVVLTGFIVGIAMFYEVGFVLLIPLVFTIAEFTELPLLYIGVPMAAALSVTHGFLPPHPGPVAIATIYGASISMTLVYGIVIAIPTVIVAGPVLTKFLKRFDHKSSKNLFKTKVFDEDEMPSFSLSVLTAIVPPILMAFSAVCEITLPKTSPIRHFAEFVGSPMMAMFISIIVAIFTLGIMRGKKMEEIMRTLAEAASSIAMILLIVAGGGAFKQVLIDSGVGKYIASIMVGSNISPLILAWAIAAILRLSLGSATVSAMTTAGIVLPLIPSTHANPALMVLATGAGSLIFSHVNDPGFWMFKEYFGLSIGETMASWSTLETIISIMGLIGVLALNMVG; encoded by the coding sequence ATGCCATTATTAATTGTTGTTATTGGCGTCGCATTACTATTACTACTTATGATTAAATTCAAAGTAAACGGATTCATATCCCTAATTCTTGTAGCTTTGGTTGTTGGTATCGCCGAAGGTATGAATCCTGCAAAAGCTGTTTCTTCAATTCAAAACGGTGTTGGAAGCACCTTAAGCAGTTTGGCACTAATTTTAGGTTTTGGTGCTATGTTTGGAAAATTAATAGCTGATTCTGGTGCTGCTCAAAGGATTTCTAGAAGTTTAATTAATAAATTTGGTGTAAAAAAAATTCAATGGGCTGTTGTATTAACGGGTTTCATAGTTGGCATTGCTATGTTCTATGAGGTAGGTTTTGTTCTACTTATACCTCTTGTTTTTACTATTGCTGAATTCACAGAACTTCCTCTTTTATACATAGGCGTTCCTATGGCTGCAGCTTTATCTGTCACTCACGGATTTTTACCTCCTCACCCTGGACCTGTTGCAATAGCTACAATATATGGTGCAAGCATTAGCATGACTCTTGTATATGGAATTGTAATAGCTATACCTACAGTAATAGTTGCAGGACCTGTTTTGACTAAGTTTTTAAAACGTTTTGATCATAAATCTTCAAAAAACCTTTTTAAAACTAAGGTCTTTGATGAAGATGAAATGCCAAGTTTCTCATTAAGCGTATTAACTGCTATTGTTCCTCCTATTCTTATGGCCTTTTCAGCTGTTTGTGAAATCACACTACCAAAAACATCTCCTATAAGACATTTTGCAGAATTCGTTGGAAGTCCTATGATGGCAATGTTTATATCAATCATTGTAGCTATCTTTACTCTTGGTATAATGCGCGGAAAGAAAATGGAAGAAATAATGAGAACTTTAGCTGAAGCCGCAAGTTCCATTGCAATGATCCTTTTAATAGTAGCTGGAGGTGGTGCCTTCAAGCAAGTACTAATAGACAGTGGTGTTGGAAAATATATCGCTTCTATTATGGTTGGAAGTAATATATCTCCTCTAATCTTGGCTTGGGCGATTGCAGCAATTTTAAGATTATCTCTTGGTTCTGCCACTGTTTCTGCTATGACTACTGCCGGTATAGTACTTCCTCTTATTCCTTCAACCCATGCAAACCCAGCATTAATGGTTTTAGCAACTGGCGCAGGTAGTCTTATTTTCTCTCATGTAAACGATCCAGGTTTCTGGATGTTCAAAGAATATTTTGGACTTAGCATAGGAGAAACAATGGCTTCATGGTCTACTTTAGAAACTATAATTTCAATTATGGGGTTAATTGGTGTTTTAGCTTTAAATATGGTTGGATAG
- a CDS encoding ABC transporter permease, which yields MKEKKSFILLWGGYIIGFIVLLLALNAYEGAKYIVYSRYKDNPTITREIHFGSLQSLKTSTVNEICNMLGQDSKIHIDSINYFVNVENSHKQKNRYKVDFLNYSKDNFFKFKLNSGRYFTVDEMKNNTKVVLINQEVYKFLKMSSLDNCYITINNDKFKVIGVLNNVGTYIYLPVKNLNVVNLNDANGSYFYCNMDVANLNGNIDNLSKLIGKKLQNEYNGNISILVPEEEVAGDIAITYKSLSLFSIAILLVSIINSSSLSLIWIHNKSKEITIKKSLGAPNIILIIEIVKMLFIISLLSIIIGIVLDYFLINNVISSIQELNLILNYEVVIKSIVVSFVVGILSSITAVIKILRFNIAYNLKTN from the coding sequence ATGAAAGAGAAAAAATCGTTTATTTTACTATGGGGTGGCTATATTATAGGTTTCATAGTATTGTTGCTTGCACTTAATGCATATGAAGGTGCAAAATACATTGTATATTCTAGGTATAAAGACAATCCAACAATAACTAGAGAGATTCATTTTGGCAGCTTACAGAGTTTGAAAACATCGACTGTAAATGAAATTTGTAATATGTTAGGTCAAGACTCTAAAATTCATATAGATAGTATAAATTATTTTGTAAATGTAGAAAATTCACATAAACAAAAAAATCGCTATAAAGTAGACTTTCTTAATTATTCTAAGGATAACTTCTTCAAATTCAAATTAAACTCTGGAAGGTATTTTACAGTAGATGAAATGAAAAATAATACAAAAGTTGTTTTAATAAACCAAGAAGTATATAAGTTTCTAAAGATGAGTAGTTTAGATAATTGCTATATTACTATTAATAACGACAAGTTTAAAGTAATAGGTGTATTAAATAATGTGGGAACATATATATACCTACCTGTTAAAAACTTAAACGTGGTAAATCTAAATGATGCTAATGGTAGTTATTTCTACTGTAATATGGATGTAGCTAATTTGAATGGAAATATAGATAACTTGTCTAAATTAATTGGGAAAAAATTACAAAACGAGTACAATGGAAATATATCAATATTAGTTCCTGAAGAAGAAGTAGCTGGTGATATCGCTATTACCTATAAATCTTTGTCACTGTTTTCTATAGCCATATTATTAGTATCAATAATAAACAGTAGCAGTTTATCTCTAATCTGGATACATAATAAGTCAAAAGAAATTACAATAAAAAAATCATTGGGTGCGCCTAATATTATATTGATTATTGAGATTGTTAAAATGCTTTTTATAATTTCACTTTTATCTATTATTATAGGGATTGTTTTAGATTACTTTTTAATAAACAACGTTATTAGTAGTATACAAGAACTAAATTTAATTTTAAATTATGAGGTAGTTATTAAATCTATAGTGGTATCTTTTGTAGTAGGAATTTTATCTTCCATTACAGCAGTCATTAAAATTTTAAGATTTAATATTGCTTATAATCTAAAGACTAATTAG